The following are from one region of the Amycolatopsis lurida genome:
- the hpaH gene encoding 2-oxo-hept-4-ene-1,7-dioate hydratase, whose amino-acid sequence MLEQETITAIADELAAAEEARETIPLLTARYPDMTVEDSYAVQNEWRRRGIAAGRRPVGRKIGLTSKVMQAATGITEPDYGAIFADMVFENGSVIEHGRFSNVRIEVELAFVLRDSLSGPDATVFDVLRATEYVVPALEILSSRIEMSGRTIVDTISDNAAMGGMVYGGNPVAVDAVDLRWVSALLYRNETIEESGVAAAVLNHPANGVAWLANKLAQHGDQLDPGDIVLAGSFTRPMWVHPGDTVTADYRDLGAITCRFV is encoded by the coding sequence ATGCTCGAACAGGAAACGATCACCGCGATCGCCGACGAACTGGCGGCCGCGGAGGAGGCCCGGGAGACCATCCCGCTGCTGACGGCGCGCTATCCGGACATGACCGTCGAGGACTCGTACGCCGTGCAGAACGAATGGCGGCGCCGGGGTATCGCGGCGGGGCGTCGGCCGGTCGGCCGAAAGATCGGGCTCACGTCGAAGGTCATGCAGGCCGCCACCGGGATCACCGAGCCCGACTACGGCGCCATCTTCGCGGACATGGTGTTCGAGAACGGTTCCGTGATCGAGCACGGCCGGTTCTCGAACGTGCGCATCGAGGTCGAGCTGGCCTTCGTCCTCCGTGATTCCCTCTCGGGGCCGGACGCCACGGTGTTCGACGTATTGCGGGCGACCGAGTACGTCGTGCCCGCGCTGGAGATCCTGTCGTCGCGGATCGAGATGTCGGGCCGGACCATCGTCGACACGATCAGCGACAACGCGGCCATGGGCGGGATGGTGTACGGCGGCAACCCGGTCGCGGTGGACGCCGTCGACCTGCGCTGGGTTTCGGCGTTGTTGTACCGCAACGAGACCATCGAGGAATCCGGCGTCGCCGCCGCGGTGCTGAACCATCCCGCGAACGGCGTCGCCTGGCTGGCGAACAAACTCGCCCAGCACGGTGACCAGCTCGATCCGGGCGACATCGTGCTGGCCGGGTCGTTCACGCGGCCGATGTGGGTGCACCCCGGCGACACCGTGACCGCCGACTACCGGGACCTGGGGGCGATCACATGCCGCTTCGTCTAG
- the hpaD gene encoding 3,4-dihydroxyphenylacetate 2,3-dioxygenase has translation MKPIPTPKSPPPDVLRCAYMELVVTDLARSRAFYADVLGLTVTEEDETTVSLRTIDEFIHHNLVLRRGPVAAVAAFSYRVRSPEDLDKAVAFYTELGCRVERNENGFTNGIGDSVRVQDPLGFPLEFFHDVQHVDRLSWRYDLHVPGALVRLDHFNQVTPDVPLAVKHMEDLNFRVTEDIQDDQGVTYAAWMRRKPTVHDTAMTGGDGPRMHHVAFATHEKHNILSICDKLGSLRMSDHIERGPGRHGVSNAFYLYLRDPDGHRVEIYTQDYYTGDPDNPVVTWDVHDNQRRDWWGTPVVPSWYTDASLVLDLDGKPQPVAARTEESELEVTIGADGFSYTRKGDDEGELPAWKQGEYKLGNQL, from the coding sequence ATGAAGCCGATCCCCACTCCGAAATCGCCGCCGCCGGACGTCCTGCGCTGCGCGTACATGGAACTCGTCGTCACCGATCTGGCGCGGTCGCGCGCGTTCTACGCCGACGTTCTCGGACTGACGGTGACTGAGGAGGACGAGACCACGGTCAGCCTCCGCACGATCGACGAGTTCATCCACCACAATCTCGTGCTGCGCCGGGGACCCGTCGCCGCGGTCGCGGCGTTCTCGTACCGGGTGCGGTCGCCGGAGGACCTGGACAAGGCCGTCGCGTTCTACACGGAACTGGGCTGCCGGGTCGAGCGCAACGAGAACGGGTTCACCAACGGTATCGGCGACTCGGTGCGGGTGCAGGACCCCCTCGGCTTCCCGCTCGAGTTCTTCCACGACGTCCAGCACGTCGACAGGCTCAGCTGGCGTTACGACCTGCACGTCCCGGGCGCGCTGGTCCGGCTCGACCACTTCAACCAGGTCACGCCGGACGTCCCGCTCGCGGTGAAGCATATGGAAGACCTCAATTTCCGGGTCACCGAAGACATCCAGGACGATCAGGGCGTCACGTACGCGGCCTGGATGCGCCGCAAGCCGACCGTGCACGACACCGCGATGACCGGCGGTGACGGACCGCGGATGCACCACGTCGCCTTCGCCACGCACGAGAAGCACAACATCCTGTCCATTTGCGACAAACTCGGCTCGCTGCGGATGTCGGACCACATCGAACGCGGCCCCGGCAGGCACGGTGTCTCCAACGCGTTCTACCTGTACCTGCGCGACCCGGACGGGCACCGCGTCGAGATCTACACGCAGGACTACTACACCGGCGACCCCGACAACCCGGTCGTCACCTGGGACGTGCACGACAACCAGCGCCGCGACTGGTGGGGCACGCCGGTGGTCCCGTCCTGGTACACCGACGCCTCTCTCGTGCTCGACCTCGACGGCAAACCGCAGCCGGTGGCCGCGAGGACCGAGGAGAGCGAACTGGAGGTCACCATCGGCGCCGACGGCTTCTCCTACACCCGCAAGGGTGACGACGAAGGCGAGCTGCCGGCCTGGAAACAGGGCGAGTACAAACTCGGCAACCAGCTCTGA
- the hpaE gene encoding 5-carboxymethyl-2-hydroxymuconate semialdehyde dehydrogenase: MTSTTPRPIPDGVPERIRHYIGGELADSADGAVFDVLDPVTNEVYVQAAAGKKADIDRAVAAARKAFTEGPWPKLLPRERSRVLNRIADLVESRDKRLAALESFDSGLPISQALGQARRAAENFRFFADLIVAQADDTYKVPGRQINYVNRKPIGVAGLITPWNTPFMLESWKLAPALATGNTVVLKPAEFTPLSASLWAEIFEEAGLPPGVFNLVNGFGEDAGDALVKHPDVPLISFTGESRTGSLIFGNAAPFLKGLSMELGGKSPAIVFADADLETAIDATIFGVFSLNGERCTAGSRILVERAIYDEFVERYAAQAKRVKVGDPSDPATEVGALVHPEHYDKVMKYIEIGKTEGRLVAGGGRPDGFPTGNYVAPTVFADVKPDARIFQEEIFGPVVAITPFDSEEEALELANNTKYGLAAYIWTNDLKRAHNFAQSVEAGMVWLNSNNVRDLRTPFGGVKASGLGHEGGYRSIDFYTDQQAVHINLGEVHNPAFGKG, encoded by the coding sequence TTGACCAGCACGACTCCCCGGCCGATCCCGGACGGTGTCCCGGAGCGGATCCGGCACTACATCGGCGGCGAACTCGCCGATTCGGCCGACGGCGCCGTCTTCGACGTGCTCGACCCGGTCACCAACGAGGTCTACGTCCAGGCCGCCGCGGGGAAGAAGGCCGACATCGATCGCGCCGTCGCCGCCGCGCGGAAGGCGTTCACCGAAGGGCCTTGGCCGAAGCTGCTGCCTCGCGAGCGGTCGCGCGTGCTGAACCGCATCGCCGATCTCGTCGAGTCGCGGGACAAGCGGCTGGCCGCGCTGGAGAGCTTCGACTCGGGTCTGCCGATCTCGCAGGCGCTCGGTCAGGCGCGCCGGGCGGCGGAGAACTTCCGGTTCTTCGCCGACCTGATCGTCGCGCAGGCCGACGACACCTACAAGGTGCCCGGCCGTCAGATCAACTACGTCAACCGCAAGCCGATCGGCGTCGCCGGGCTGATCACACCGTGGAACACGCCGTTCATGCTGGAGTCGTGGAAACTCGCGCCCGCGCTCGCGACCGGCAACACCGTCGTGCTCAAGCCCGCCGAGTTCACCCCGCTCTCCGCGTCGCTCTGGGCGGAGATCTTCGAGGAGGCCGGGCTGCCGCCGGGCGTGTTCAACCTCGTCAACGGCTTCGGAGAGGACGCCGGTGACGCGCTGGTGAAGCACCCGGACGTCCCGCTGATCTCGTTCACCGGCGAGAGCCGCACCGGCAGCCTGATCTTCGGCAACGCGGCGCCGTTCCTCAAAGGACTGTCGATGGAACTGGGCGGCAAGTCCCCCGCCATCGTCTTCGCCGACGCCGATCTGGAGACCGCGATCGACGCGACGATCTTCGGGGTGTTCTCCCTCAACGGCGAACGCTGCACCGCGGGCAGCCGCATCCTGGTCGAGCGCGCGATCTACGACGAGTTCGTCGAGCGCTACGCCGCGCAGGCCAAGCGGGTCAAGGTGGGCGACCCGAGCGACCCGGCGACCGAGGTCGGCGCGCTGGTGCACCCCGAGCACTACGACAAGGTCATGAAGTACATCGAGATCGGCAAGACCGAGGGCAGGCTCGTCGCCGGCGGTGGCCGCCCGGACGGCTTCCCGACCGGGAACTACGTGGCGCCGACCGTGTTCGCCGACGTCAAACCGGACGCCCGGATCTTCCAGGAGGAGATCTTCGGCCCGGTCGTCGCGATCACGCCGTTCGACAGCGAAGAAGAGGCGCTGGAGCTCGCGAACAACACTAAGTACGGGCTCGCGGCCTACATCTGGACCAACGATCTCAAGCGGGCGCACAACTTCGCGCAGTCCGTCGAGGCGGGCATGGTGTGGCTCAACTCGAACAACGTCCGCGATCTGCGCACGCCCTTCGGCGGGGTGAAGGCGTCCGGGCTGGGACACGAGGGCGGCTACCGCTCGATCGACTTCTACACCGACCAGCAGGCGGTGCACATCAATCTCGGCGAGGTGCACAACCCCGCCTTCGGCAAGGGCTGA
- a CDS encoding GntR family transcriptional regulator, translating into MAEEAVKTTSKSELAYEWLRERIARHEYGPGYRLVLAEIAGALDMSVVPVREAIRRLEAERLVTFERNVGARVAMVDQNEYVHAMQTLGVVEGVATALSAPQLSEENIARARRVNERMIALLDHFDAHEFTALNQQFHSLLFACCPNPQILDLVHQGWTRLSGLRDSTFAFVPDRAHRSVEEHEEILRLITEKADPLDIEFAARNHRWATMQAFLDARERANR; encoded by the coding sequence ATGGCAGAAGAAGCAGTGAAGACGACCAGCAAATCCGAACTCGCCTACGAGTGGCTGCGTGAGCGGATCGCCCGGCACGAGTACGGGCCTGGCTACCGGCTCGTCCTCGCCGAGATCGCCGGCGCGCTCGACATGAGCGTCGTCCCGGTGCGCGAGGCGATCCGGCGGCTGGAGGCCGAACGGCTGGTCACCTTCGAACGCAACGTCGGCGCGCGCGTGGCGATGGTGGACCAGAACGAGTACGTCCACGCGATGCAGACCCTCGGCGTTGTCGAAGGCGTCGCCACCGCGCTGTCCGCGCCGCAACTGTCCGAAGAGAACATCGCGCGGGCGCGGCGGGTGAACGAGCGCATGATCGCGCTGCTGGACCACTTCGACGCGCACGAGTTCACCGCGCTGAACCAGCAGTTCCACTCGCTGCTCTTCGCATGCTGCCCCAACCCGCAGATCCTCGACCTCGTGCACCAGGGCTGGACCCGGCTGTCCGGGCTGCGCGACTCCACGTTCGCGTTCGTCCCCGACCGCGCGCACCGGTCGGTCGAGGAACACGAAGAGATCCTCCGGCTGATCACCGAGAAGGCCGATCCGCTCGACATCGAATTCGCCGCGCGCAATCACCGCTGGGCCACCATGCAGGCCTTTTTGGACGCTCGAGAGCGCGCGAACCGCTGA
- a CDS encoding fumarylacetoacetate hydrolase family protein, producing the protein MGTYEAPSGPTATRPGKIIAVHLSYASRAEQRGRRPVNPSYFFKPSSSIGQSGGTVERPAGTELLAFEGEIALVIGTAARWVKPEQAWEHVAAVTAANDFGLYDLRAADKGSNVRSKGGDGYTPLGPGLIDARDIDPSSLRIRTWVNGDLVQEDSTAGLLFPLRQFVSDLSQHFTLEPGDVILTGTPAGSTVVSPGDVVVVEVDVPGTSVSSGRLHTTVTQGIRSFSDIGSLPEVDDKQRAEAWGTPVEQVEENSPTLSEELRAKLLRAPVAGLSAQLRKRGLNNVAIDGVRPNLPGSKVVGTARTLRFVPNREDLFKSHGGGYNAQKRLFDSVGAGEVIVIEARGDKGSGTLGDILALRARYLGAAGVITDGGVRDFEAVAATGLPVFSQGPHPAVLGRKHVPWDTDVAVACGGATVLPGDIIVGDDDGVVVIPPSLAEEIADAALVQEDEDAWIAEQVGQGRPIEGLFPLNPLWRERYEAWQKKQ; encoded by the coding sequence ATGGGCACTTACGAGGCACCGTCCGGTCCGACGGCCACCCGGCCGGGCAAGATCATCGCCGTCCACCTCAGCTACGCCTCCCGCGCCGAGCAACGCGGGCGGCGTCCGGTGAACCCGTCGTACTTCTTCAAGCCGTCGAGCTCGATCGGCCAGTCCGGCGGCACGGTCGAACGTCCGGCCGGGACCGAACTGCTGGCCTTTGAAGGCGAGATCGCCCTGGTCATCGGCACCGCGGCCCGGTGGGTGAAACCGGAGCAGGCATGGGAGCACGTCGCCGCGGTCACCGCCGCGAACGACTTCGGCCTCTACGACCTGCGCGCCGCGGACAAGGGCTCCAACGTCCGCTCCAAGGGCGGCGACGGCTACACCCCTCTCGGCCCCGGCCTCATCGACGCGCGCGACATCGATCCCTCGTCGCTGCGCATCCGCACCTGGGTGAACGGCGATCTGGTGCAGGAGGACAGCACGGCCGGACTGCTGTTCCCGTTGCGGCAGTTCGTTTCCGACCTTTCCCAGCACTTCACGCTCGAACCTGGCGACGTCATCCTCACCGGGACCCCCGCCGGCTCGACGGTGGTCTCCCCCGGCGACGTCGTCGTGGTCGAAGTGGACGTTCCCGGCACCTCCGTCAGCAGCGGACGGCTCCACACCACCGTCACCCAGGGGATCCGGTCCTTTTCGGACATCGGCAGCCTGCCCGAGGTCGACGACAAGCAGCGCGCCGAGGCCTGGGGCACGCCCGTCGAACAGGTCGAAGAGAACTCGCCCACGCTCAGCGAGGAATTGCGCGCAAAGCTTCTTCGCGCACCCGTCGCGGGTTTGTCGGCGCAGCTGCGCAAACGCGGGCTGAACAACGTCGCGATCGACGGCGTACGCCCCAATCTGCCCGGCTCGAAGGTCGTCGGCACGGCGAGGACGCTGCGTTTCGTCCCGAACCGCGAAGACCTCTTCAAGTCCCACGGCGGCGGTTACAACGCGCAGAAGCGCCTCTTCGACTCTGTCGGCGCCGGCGAGGTGATCGTCATCGAAGCCCGCGGTGACAAGGGTTCCGGGACGCTCGGGGACATCCTGGCGCTGCGGGCACGCTACCTCGGCGCCGCCGGGGTGATCACCGACGGCGGAGTCCGCGACTTCGAGGCCGTCGCCGCGACCGGCTTGCCGGTGTTCTCGCAGGGCCCGCATCCGGCGGTCCTCGGCCGCAAACACGTGCCGTGGGACACCGACGTCGCGGTCGCCTGCGGCGGGGCCACCGTGCTGCCCGGCGACATCATCGTCGGAGACGACGACGGCGTGGTCGTCATCCCGCCGTCGCTGGCCGAAGAGATCGCCGACGCGGCGCTCGTCCAGGAGGACGAAGACGCTTGGATCGCCGAGCAGGTCGGACAGGGCCGCCCGATCGAGGGGCTCTTCCCGCTGAACCCGTTGTGGCGGGAAAGGTATGAGGCATGGCAGAAGAAGCAGTGA
- a CDS encoding MFS transporter, which translates to MSNPAQDERTPGRTAPPSSDRRRVAFATVVGTTVEWYDFFVYASAAGLVFGKLFFSGLGANSTLVSFATVGVSFLFRPLGAFLAGHFGDKYGRRVVLVLTLILMGVATTLIGVLPTFDQIGVLAPVLLILLRILQGVSAGGEWGGAVLMAVEHAPSKRRGLFGASPQIGVPLGLLLASGVLALTNLLVPGQAFLDWGWRIPFLLSVGLILVGHYVRRRVEESPVFREIAERREQTRTPIIQLFRKHAVLVLVAALVFAGNNAVGYMTTGGYIQNYATNPKGPIGLDRGPVLWAVTASAATWLLSTWAAGAVSDRIGRRRTYVVGWIAQLAGVALLFPLVDTGNVVLLALGLIILSVGLGFTYGQQAAFYAELFPASIRFSGVSISYALGAILGGAFAPTIATALVDATGTSVSVAVYLAGMTVVGLIATLLLRDRSGIPLGPDHEAEQAVSPLRFSK; encoded by the coding sequence GTGTCGAATCCAGCGCAGGATGAACGCACGCCCGGCCGGACCGCTCCACCGTCTTCCGATCGGCGCCGGGTCGCGTTCGCGACCGTCGTCGGCACCACGGTCGAGTGGTACGACTTCTTCGTTTACGCGTCCGCCGCCGGTCTCGTCTTCGGCAAGCTGTTCTTCTCCGGTCTCGGTGCCAACAGCACGCTCGTCTCCTTCGCCACGGTGGGCGTGAGCTTCCTGTTCCGCCCGCTCGGGGCGTTCCTCGCCGGGCACTTCGGCGACAAGTACGGCCGCCGGGTGGTCCTGGTGCTCACCCTGATCCTGATGGGCGTCGCGACCACGCTGATCGGCGTGCTCCCGACGTTCGACCAGATCGGTGTCCTCGCGCCGGTACTGCTGATCCTGCTGCGGATCCTGCAGGGCGTTTCGGCGGGTGGTGAATGGGGTGGCGCTGTCCTGATGGCCGTCGAGCACGCGCCCTCGAAGCGCAGGGGCCTCTTCGGCGCCTCGCCGCAGATCGGTGTCCCGCTCGGGCTGTTGCTGGCCTCCGGTGTCCTGGCGCTGACCAACCTGCTCGTCCCGGGGCAGGCGTTCCTCGACTGGGGCTGGCGGATCCCGTTCCTGCTCAGCGTCGGGCTGATCCTGGTCGGCCACTACGTGCGGCGCCGCGTCGAGGAGAGCCCGGTCTTCCGGGAGATCGCCGAACGCCGCGAGCAGACCAGGACCCCGATCATCCAGCTGTTCCGCAAGCACGCCGTGCTCGTTCTCGTCGCCGCGCTGGTGTTCGCGGGCAACAACGCCGTCGGCTACATGACCACCGGCGGCTACATCCAGAACTACGCGACCAACCCGAAGGGCCCGATCGGCCTCGACCGCGGCCCGGTGCTGTGGGCTGTGACCGCCTCGGCGGCGACCTGGTTGCTGTCGACGTGGGCGGCGGGCGCGGTGTCCGACCGGATCGGCAGGCGGCGCACCTACGTCGTCGGCTGGATCGCGCAACTCGCCGGCGTCGCGCTGCTCTTTCCCTTGGTGGACACCGGGAACGTCGTGTTGCTGGCGCTGGGCCTGATCATCCTCAGTGTCGGGCTCGGGTTCACCTACGGCCAGCAGGCGGCGTTCTACGCGGAGCTGTTCCCCGCGTCGATCCGGTTCTCGGGTGTTTCGATCTCGTACGCGCTCGGCGCGATCCTCGGTGGCGCGTTCGCGCCGACGATCGCCACCGCATTGGTCGACGCGACCGGCACGTCGGTGTCCGTGGCCGTCTATCTGGCCGGGATGACCGTCGTCGGGCTCATCGCCACCTTGCTGCTGCGTGACCGGTCGGGAATCCCGCTCGGGCCGGATCACGAAGCCGAGCAGGCGGTCAGTCCGCTGCGCTTCTCGAAGTGA
- a CDS encoding IclR family transcriptional regulator, whose protein sequence is MVSEFRKTASTSQTLSRGIRVLEVLADAQEPLSVDRIAERLGVHRSIAYRLIRTLEEHGLLTREPAGKYELGARLAALAAGIKHDLQAAALPELTAVANELGMTCFVAVMDREECVTLVSVEPRHAVASVAQRPGSRHPFTAGAPGRAILSQLPAEDWPEDVREVADRGYADSHGEVIENLSSVAVPLPLRGHAPAALAVVYLSSTRAPAELAERLKAAAKAVRDALGG, encoded by the coding sequence ATGGTTTCGGAGTTCCGCAAGACCGCGAGCACGTCCCAGACGCTCAGCCGCGGCATCCGTGTCCTCGAAGTCCTTGCCGACGCCCAAGAACCGCTCAGCGTCGACCGGATCGCCGAACGGCTCGGCGTGCACCGGTCGATCGCGTACCGGCTCATCCGCACCCTCGAAGAGCACGGGCTCCTCACGCGGGAACCCGCGGGGAAATACGAACTGGGCGCGCGGCTTGCCGCGCTGGCGGCGGGGATCAAACACGATCTGCAGGCCGCGGCCCTGCCGGAGCTGACCGCGGTCGCGAACGAACTCGGCATGACGTGTTTCGTGGCGGTGATGGACCGCGAGGAATGCGTGACCCTGGTCAGTGTGGAACCCCGGCACGCCGTCGCGTCCGTCGCGCAGCGCCCGGGGTCCAGGCATCCGTTCACCGCGGGCGCGCCCGGCCGCGCGATTCTTTCCCAGCTACCGGCAGAGGACTGGCCGGAGGATGTCCGGGAAGTCGCCGACCGCGGCTACGCGGACAGCCACGGCGAGGTGATCGAGAACCTCAGTTCGGTGGCCGTGCCACTCCCCCTGCGCGGGCACGCTCCCGCGGCGCTCGCGGTCGTCTACCTGTCCAGCACACGAGCCCCCGCCGAGCTCGCGGAGCGGCTCAAGGCGGCGGCGAAGGCCGTCCGTGACGCTCTCGGCGGGTGA
- a CDS encoding flavin reductase family protein, with protein sequence MSRETSFSPGSSLYRPPAQFFRGCLGRFATGVAVVTFDAATKRHGLTVNSFTAVSMDPPLVLVSIQRTVKSHDLLAGRPFAVNVLGAEQEALAMNFAGRPTPEGAPTWVEGGHAPRLGGVLSWFDCTPWAAYDGGDHTLFLGEVREFDYRSGDALGFVNGQFSTIHESAQGHESLF encoded by the coding sequence ATGTCACGCGAAACGAGTTTCTCGCCGGGTTCGAGCCTGTATCGGCCACCCGCGCAGTTCTTCCGCGGCTGTCTCGGCCGGTTCGCGACGGGAGTGGCCGTCGTGACCTTCGACGCCGCCACGAAACGGCATGGCCTGACGGTGAACTCCTTCACCGCGGTCTCGATGGATCCGCCTCTCGTCCTCGTCTCGATCCAGCGCACCGTGAAAAGCCACGACCTGCTCGCCGGGCGCCCGTTCGCGGTCAACGTCCTCGGCGCCGAGCAGGAGGCGCTCGCGATGAACTTCGCCGGCCGCCCGACTCCCGAAGGCGCGCCGACGTGGGTCGAAGGCGGGCACGCGCCGCGGCTCGGCGGCGTCCTCAGCTGGTTCGACTGCACGCCGTGGGCCGCCTACGACGGAGGTGACCACACCCTGTTCCTCGGCGAGGTGCGGGAGTTCGACTACCGCTCCGGTGACGCGCTCGGCTTCGTCAACGGGCAGTTCTCGACCATCCACGAATCCGCGCAAGGCCACGAATCCCTTTTCTGA
- the hpaB gene encoding 4-hydroxyphenylacetate 3-monooxygenase, oxygenase component, which yields MGARTGQQYLDKLNAMTPELYVDGEKVTSKVAEHPAFRNNALTYAKLFDLQHDPAHRDVLTYESPTTGERVGTSFLVPRDEEDLKRRRAAFSVWAQYSNGFLGRTGDYMNSSLTALSTAKKFFSQADPVYGERIQKYYEMARENDLLATHTLIPPQVNRSVSGSQQGGGNLSAKVVEEREDGIVVRGARMLATIAPIADELLVFPSTVLRGTPEDAPYSYAFAVPNDAPGLKYFCRAGLDHGRSHFDEPLASRFEEMDAVVVFDDVFVPNERVFLLGHPELCNAWYSETGAGALMTHQVVTRTLAKTEFYLGLASEIAAAIGIGGFQHIQQDLSELISYVEIEKAVLRAAEADGKLSEDGVFLPKWEVLNAARNWYPTKVSPRLTEIIRKFSASGLMALPGEADFEAEGRPDLDTYLQSATLPAKDRARLFKLAFDASVSSFAGRESLYEYFFFGDPVRMAGAQVNAYPREALQERVRELLAREGQ from the coding sequence ATGGGAGCCCGCACCGGACAGCAGTACCTCGACAAGCTCAACGCGATGACGCCGGAACTGTACGTCGACGGCGAGAAGGTGACCTCGAAGGTCGCCGAACATCCGGCGTTCCGCAACAACGCGCTGACCTACGCGAAGCTGTTCGACCTCCAGCACGATCCGGCGCACCGTGACGTCCTCACCTACGAATCGCCGACCACGGGGGAGCGGGTCGGAACTTCGTTCCTGGTGCCGCGCGACGAGGAAGACCTCAAACGCCGCCGCGCCGCCTTCTCCGTGTGGGCGCAGTACTCCAACGGTTTCCTCGGTCGCACCGGCGACTACATGAACTCGTCGCTCACCGCGCTCTCGACCGCGAAGAAGTTCTTCTCCCAGGCCGATCCCGTCTACGGTGAACGCATCCAGAAGTACTACGAGATGGCGCGCGAGAACGACCTCCTCGCGACGCACACTCTGATCCCGCCGCAGGTCAACCGTTCGGTGTCGGGCAGTCAGCAGGGTGGCGGCAACCTGTCGGCGAAGGTGGTCGAGGAACGGGAGGACGGCATCGTCGTCCGCGGCGCGCGGATGCTCGCCACCATCGCGCCGATCGCCGACGAACTACTGGTGTTCCCGTCGACGGTCCTGCGCGGTACTCCCGAGGACGCCCCGTACTCGTACGCTTTCGCCGTTCCGAACGACGCGCCCGGCCTGAAGTACTTCTGCCGTGCCGGACTCGACCACGGGCGCTCGCATTTCGACGAACCGCTCGCCTCCCGGTTCGAGGAAATGGACGCGGTCGTGGTGTTCGACGACGTCTTCGTCCCGAACGAGCGCGTCTTCCTGCTGGGACACCCGGAACTGTGCAACGCCTGGTATTCCGAGACCGGCGCCGGCGCGCTCATGACCCATCAGGTCGTCACGCGCACGCTGGCCAAGACGGAGTTCTACCTCGGCCTCGCCAGTGAGATCGCGGCCGCGATCGGCATCGGCGGCTTCCAGCACATCCAGCAGGACCTGTCCGAGCTGATCTCCTACGTCGAGATCGAGAAGGCCGTACTGCGCGCGGCGGAGGCCGACGGGAAACTGAGCGAGGACGGCGTCTTCCTGCCCAAGTGGGAAGTCCTCAACGCCGCCCGGAACTGGTACCCCACGAAGGTCTCACCGCGGCTGACCGAGATCATCCGCAAGTTCTCCGCCTCCGGGCTCATGGCCCTGCCGGGCGAAGCGGACTTCGAGGCCGAAGGCCGTCCTGACCTCGACACGTACCTCCAGTCGGCCACCCTGCCGGCCAAAGACCGCGCGCGGCTGTTCAAGCTGGCGTTCGACGCGTCGGTCTCGAGCTTCGCCGGGCGGGAGTCGCTGTACGAGTACTTCTTCTTCGGCGACCCGGTACGGATGGCGGGGGCCCAGGTGAACGCGTACCCGAGGGAAGCGCTGCAGGAGCGGGTCCGGGAGCTGCTGGCGCGCGAAGGGCAGTAA
- a CDS encoding HIT domain-containing protein codes for MIETIQCADADFCDEFSGSGETSFARFYEGDPPSRRIYSTGNLTLLADMSPLVLGHLLLLPSKHYLSFAQVLSLHELEVTGLVGDVIPLYRDTFGEPLILEHGSSAGQESHACITHAHLHFLPVDGDTVDDLLIGDGLVHRDLDSLGELALSPWPSSAYFLRVYRERFVCTCRQVSRKDSICARSPERCWR; via the coding sequence ATGATCGAAACCATCCAGTGCGCGGATGCGGACTTCTGTGACGAGTTTTCAGGTTCAGGTGAGACTTCCTTCGCCCGTTTCTACGAAGGCGACCCGCCGTCCCGTCGAATATACTCGACAGGAAATTTGACCCTGCTGGCTGATATGTCACCCCTCGTTCTCGGTCATCTTCTGCTCCTCCCGTCGAAACACTACTTGTCCTTCGCTCAGGTACTTTCCCTCCACGAGCTGGAGGTGACCGGCCTTGTCGGCGACGTCATCCCGCTGTACCGGGACACCTTCGGTGAGCCGCTGATCCTGGAACACGGATCGAGTGCGGGGCAGGAGAGTCACGCCTGCATCACGCACGCGCATCTGCACTTTCTCCCTGTCGACGGCGACACCGTGGACGACCTCCTGATCGGCGACGGCCTGGTCCACCGCGATCTGGATTCGCTCGGCGAGCTGGCGCTCTCACCGTGGCCGTCTTCGGCCTATTTCCTCCGCGTGTACCGGGAAAGGTTCGTTTGTACCTGCCGACAGGTGAGCAGAAAAGACAGTATCTGCGCTCGATCGCCGGAGCGGTGCTGGCGATAG